GCGGTCGCGCTTGGTGCGGATGACGGAGATGGCGTCCATGGACGGTTCCTTTCGAACGGGTAGGTACGTTCTACACGCATAGATGCCGGGGTGGCCAGGGAGGGCCGGGGGTCGTTCACCCGCGGGCGAACGCGCTTGCCACCGCCATCGCCCGTCAGCCGGGCTGGCTTCGGCCGCAGCCGGCCCGGCTGACGCCTTACCCCTTCACCCGGCTCCCCCCTGCGGACGGGGTCCGAACGGACCGTAGCCACGCCACGGCGTCGGTGAGCGCGTCGGCATCCCCCGGCGTGGGCTGGTCCGGGGCGATGGGAGCGTTGCCGTAGAGGCGGCCGGTCCGATCGGCCTCGCGGGCCACTGTGAGAGGGTGGTTTCTCCGGCGCTCATGGTCCTTCCGTCGATGAGGACCGCGACGGGCGGCTCGGGTTCGGCCGGCAGATACGGGTGGGGGATCGCCGAGAGCGCCTCGTCGTCCACGTACACCACACCGTCCCGGAGCAGCCAGCGTCCGGACACCTCACCCGCGGCGTCGACGAAGGATCCCAGGTGCCCGTGCCCGAGCAGCGGAGCGAGCACCGTGAGCATGGGGTACATCGAGCCGCCGGCGTTGCCGCGCAGGTCCACGACCCAGCCTTTCGGGCGGTGACGGTCCAGATCACGCACGACGGCGGCCCCTTCCCGTATGTACCGCCTCTCCACCTCCGCGCCCCCGTAGGCCTGTCCCGTCACCGTCGCCGTCGCGTCCGCGATCTGCGCCTCCGCTTCCCGCCGTACCCGCGCCCAGTCCACCCGTTCGCGGTTGAGCGCGTGCTCCTCCAGCAGATCCAGGACCGCCTCCAGGTAGTCGCGCACCGGCGACGTCCCCCCGGACGGAGCCGCTACGGACATTTCACCCATTGCACCAGAACCCCCGTTTCGGTCAAGACCCCGCGGTCTTCGACACGTCGGAGCCAGGACCTGTCCGACGGTCATGCGCGAGCGTGGTCGGCGTCGTTGTGCGGACGGTGCGCGCACCCGGAGTACGGGCCGCAGCGTTCGCGCGGATCGCTCACGAATCATCCCCGATCCAGGC
This genomic stretch from Streptomyces nigrescens harbors:
- a CDS encoding S41 family peptidase, with amino-acid sequence MSVAAPSGGTSPVRDYLEAVLDLLEEHALNRERVDWARVRREAEAQIADATATVTGQAYGGAEVERRYIREGAAVVRDLDRHRPKGWVVDLRGNAGGSMYPMLTVLAPLLGHGHLGSFVDAAGEVSGRWLLRDGVVYVDDEALSAIPHPYLPAEPEPPVAVLIDGRTMSAGETTLSQWPARPIGPAASTATLPSPRTSPRRGMPTRSPTPWRGYGPFGPRPQGGAG